The nucleotide sequence CCACCGACATGGATAATGGCAGCTCCACGCTACATGACCTGgtcaccaccaccaccatgcTGACTCCGACAGGCTAAGGGTTACTCggatgtttttttttcaatgttTGGTGCACCTCTCAGCACATTTATTTCAGTCTTTGGCACTCAATAAACTCTCACAAAGCAGTCCTGCGTTTGTACTCGACACGAGCGTCCTCTAACTCGATGAGAAGATTAGCGAAAGTGGCATTAGCTCCATCAAAGTCTAAGATGGCCACGCAGGAGATCTGTGCCCGCTTTTGGAGGGCATGGGAAAGCTCTCTTCTAACCATAGGAAAGCAGTAGGAAACTTTTCCTTGCTGACACTGGAATTTGAGACCTTCTATCGTCTCATCCAGACCACCTGTTAAAGGGAATATTATTATCAATTGCTTTCCAAGCGATTGGTCTTCTCACTTTCACCCGGGCAGATCTCACAGTCTGTGGCCAGGATCAACAGTTTCACCTTGTTGATCCTCAACCTGGCCAGAGCCTCTCGAAAGCCCAAAACCAGGCGGGGATGTGCCCGAGCCTTGATTTCGTTCTTGGCAAAGGCGCGTTTCTGGAAGCGGTCCAGATCCTTGAGCAACTTTAGGGTCAACTCTTTGAGCAGAGGGCGGGTGCAGTTGTCACAATAGCTGCGGGGGAATATATACTATATGTTTATCTTTCACAAAAAGTGTAAGTAGGGGCAGCATACCTTCTAAAACGCCGGGAATGTATGGAATGTATCTTCTCTCCTTGTGGACTGACTTTGGGTGTGGGAATTTCAGCGAGGGATAGCTCCAGGACTTGTTGCTCCACAGGAATGGATTCCGGTTGGATCTCTTCCTCGGGCTCTTGCTGCACGACGTCCCGTTCCGCCTTCTTCAAGGTGCGATAACTTCGTACGGATCTCTTCAACTTGGTGATCttctttttggggtcaatTCGGGTTTTCCCCTTGGGTTTGCCTACTATATAACTACTGTTTATTATAGGTAAATGGGGCCTCTGAAGTTTCCTAGCCTTGATTTGCCTTTGGGTCTTGGGTCGCGGCTTTACTACAAAGTCCAGAAGCGAGGCCTGCTGCTCCGGCTTCCTGTGCTTGTTCTTGAACTTGGAGCTGCGCAGTATGATCTTGGTCGTCGCATCCTTGTCCTCGTCCTTGTCTCGTGCTTTCAGGTTGGTGTAGGTCGCCTGATCTATGAGGTTTACTTTTTCGGACATTTCTGGTGGTTTTGGAGCATCTCTAAAACAGTGTTGGCAATCGCGGGGGTGTGGTGTACAACCGTTTTCACCACAggagaaaacaaaaaaccagTGATGCCTAACGACCGTAGGAGGGACATATAAAGGGGATCCCCAGAAAGAGCCTCAGCATTTGCTTCCAGATGCTTCTTCCACGCAGTTACCATATTTCTGCCGGTCGCGGCAAAATGAGTTTCGCTACGCATATGCAAACGATTTTGGAGAAATTGTTAATTCCTGATAAACAGCGCGCCGAATATACAAAAGACGCTGAGGAAATCCAAAACTATGTGATTGACGAACTAAAACGGGTGGATGACACATTTGCCGACGTTTTCGACCGTCTTAGTCTGGGCGGTAAGTTAATAATTTACAGTTAAAGTGCAACAATTTCCAGTTACAAAGAAATCgagaacaaatattttttctattaCTTAGTTTGTTTCTTTTGCTAAGCTACATATATCGGgagaaaaaaattaacaagAGCCACATTATAACATAAGCTTTTGCGTAAACAAACTTTTGGCgcgtaaaaaatattttttcctggaaaaatttaactttCTGTTTCAGTTGTAGAGAAATGTATTTTATGGCGACAGAATTGTATGAAATCAATATTTACTACATACGGTGTTATCTTTAAGCTAAGTTCAGGAAGTCATTATGTATTTGTGGAGAGGTgatatacatacatttttactcatatattttattttaggaAGCTATTTGGATCGCGTCAAGATAAATGTTCCCGATGAATTTGACATGCACATGATACTCGAATTTCCGTTGTCCATTACGCCGAAACCAATCGACAGTGGGTTTATCTACCTGGAGGCGGGTTCTGTGGTAACGCAGCCCCAACGGGTGAACCGTGCTAAACTTCAAGATTGGTTGCGCGATGCGTTTCATAAGGTATTTCGGTCAAAGCCCACACTTACGACCACGGGTGGACGAGTCTATAAATTAAGCTATACACTTGAAGGATATGGTTGTGCCCACACCATCTTAGCCACTAGTGGAAGTCGCTCGATATCGTTTGATTTGGTGCCGGCAATCGAATTTACTGGATGGCAGTGGCCGCTTAATACTCCCCCAGTTTCTGCTGAGGTTCTCAAAAATTGCCCTTGGTTCGCAATTCCGCAAAAGATGAAGGGTAAATCGAAAACCACATTCATGGTTTGTGCTCCTCACTTGGAGCGCGAAATGATGAAGGATTCGCAAAATTTGAAGAATGTTCTACGACTGATGAAGGGATTACGTGACGCCCACGCTAGGCAGTTGCCTCACTTGTCTAGCTACATGTTGAAAACAGTCTTGCTCCATCGAATCGAAACGGTTGACTGGGAAAAGGACCTTGGCATTCTTTTGGTGGAGATGTGGAGCCATTTGGTGGATCATCTGCGAGCTGGTAGGCTGGAATTCTTTTTGGACAAGGATCTCAATGTATTCAAACGTATGAACCAGGGAGAAATCAGGAAATGTCTTCTATACTCGGAGAACTTGCTTCAAAAACTTCGATTTGCTCAAGTAAATGCCAGCTACATGCATTTGGCACAACTTTTCCTTATTAATTAGAATTGTGGACTTTCCTTGCACAgaatgaatttaattttttttccaaactcCACTCCTCAGTAAATTCGTTTCATTTACAGATAAGAAAAAGCTTATACATATATGCAAAATGCCCTCATGCTCAAGGGCATCGTGAAATAATTGTTTGCCTGGCGTCTTCGATGTTGCATAAATAAACAACTTGCTAATAACAAAGATCGTCTCAGTTGATGAAGCAAAAATTCGAAtccattttattttgaaatgcCATATTTTCCCCGTTATTGTTTTGTTCATTAGATTAATTTGACGAATATTAAATAAAGACATTGAATCGACAGCTATACCTCTTGTTTATTTCCTATTTGATACAAATATGAGTGTTAAATACCTTATGAAGAGACAACTTGACTTACGTGCTACAGGATAGCGGGTAGGCATCTGCTTACCCTGGAATTATCAACGGTAAGTATTAACTAAGGATTTAGTTCGGAGGCATTTCGCTATAATCGAATGTTGCTTTCGATGGACATGTGCAGGTCGTTGAATTCCTTCAGAT is from Drosophila suzukii chromosome 3, CBGP_Dsuzu_IsoJpt1.0, whole genome shotgun sequence and encodes:
- the Sbp2 gene encoding selenocysteine insertion sequence-binding protein 2, with product MSEKVNLIDQATYTNLKARDKDEDKDATTKIILRSSKFKNKHRKPEQQASLLDFVVKPRPKTQRQIKARKLQRPHLPIINSSYIVGKPKGKTRIDPKKKITKLKRSVRSYRTLKKAERDVVQQEPEEEIQPESIPVEQQVLELSLAEIPTPKVSPQGEKIHSIHSRRFRSYCDNCTRPLLKELTLKLLKDLDRFQKRAFAKNEIKARAHPRLVLGFREALARLRINKVKLLILATDCEICPGESGLDETIEGLKFQCQQGKVSYCFPMVRRELSHALQKRAQISCVAILDFDGANATFANLLIELEDARVEYKRRTAL
- the LOC108013198 gene encoding cyclic GMP-AMP synthase-like protein; protein product: MLLPRSYHISAGRGKMSFATHMQTILEKLLIPDKQRAEYTKDAEEIQNYVIDELKRVDDTFADVFDRLSLGGSYLDRVKINVPDEFDMHMILEFPLSITPKPIDSGFIYLEAGSVVTQPQRVNRAKLQDWLRDAFHKVFRSKPTLTTTGGRVYKLSYTLEGYGCAHTILATSGSRSISFDLVPAIEFTGWQWPLNTPPVSAEVLKNCPWFAIPQKMKGKSKTTFMVCAPHLEREMMKDSQNLKNVLRLMKGLRDAHARQLPHLSSYMLKTVLLHRIETVDWEKDLGILLVEMWSHLVDHLRAGRLEFFLDKDLNVFKRMNQGEIRKCLLYSENLLQKLRFAQVNASYMHLAQLFLIN